In Staphylococcus lloydii, the following proteins share a genomic window:
- a CDS encoding YSIRK-type signal peptide-containing protein (The YSIRK form of extended signal peptide directs nascent proteins to the cross-wall site, while signal peptides lacking YSIRK direct proteins instead to the cell pole. A large fraction of YSIRK proteins are surface proteins anchored by sortase-mediated processing of a C-terminal LPXTG motif.), producing the protein MKKGNFQRFSLRKFKVGTGSILLGTFLVIGLHNEAHASETDTSTTSDQTTVKENTVNEDVSEAKETSKQNDDETPTIKKEITEKTDDNVNDSNATTNDEDTALQNDTNSKETNTTEETTKGNDEVTETSDDKEADSNVTTNDEDTSSQNDTNSKETNTSEETTKGNEEATETSDDKEAGSNATTNDEDTSSQNDTNSKEINTSEETTKGNDEATETSDDKEADSNATTNDEDTDEQDNTNTSETPSYAEKQYPNQSTISSEAEPNSNNDQDKDGKLTYFKDQNGYLPETTQTVKKGVKTSENCTADEVTIEYTNKVDLNAKSVMDTNLDDYSNNGYIEKVKNPNNHPNATDKENFGPGNLEVQHWQDGPNEATKAQYWRAVFATDHAINNAELRVTLPYEDVTKEDVTDWVVNRYYPAVSNNGTSYYTKKLIPQNIRFEGNVAIIDFGDIEANSAFGMIFTKKFDTPQNFSDNLLSTSAHVSGTWNEEDLQKQLELKKETMRAQGMSEEVINNAQLDYVKSSLSPKQVSYINEVCEVPNNPNNPDNPSNPDNPSNPDNPSNPDNPSNPDNPSNPDNPSNPDNPGNPDNPSNPDNPNNPDNPSNPDNPDNPDNPSNPDNPSNPDNPSNPDNPDNPDNPSNPDNPSNPDNPDNPDNPDNPDNPDNPDNPDNPDNPSNPDNPSNPDNPSNPDNPGNPDNPSNPDNPSNPDNPGNPDNPSNPDNPSNPDNPSNPDNPGNPGKSDNTNTMGNTETTNMTSNSPSMIANTSDAKMTKPKDNIDKLPSTGGYNEDNYSIYGTLIAIVGAILLLFRRKKSFKKD; encoded by the coding sequence ATGAAAAAAGGTAATTTTCAGAGGTTTTCTTTAAGAAAGTTTAAGGTTGGGACAGGGTCTATTTTATTGGGGACATTTTTAGTAATAGGTTTACATAATGAAGCACATGCAAGTGAAACAGATACTTCAACTACGAGTGATCAAACAACAGTTAAAGAAAATACAGTCAATGAAGATGTTTCTGAAGCGAAAGAAACATCAAAACAAAACGACGATGAAACTCCAACTATAAAAAAAGAAATTACAGAAAAAACAGATGATAATGTAAACGATTCAAATGCTACAACTAATGACGAAGATACAGCGTTACAAAATGATACAAATTCAAAAGAAACAAATACAACTGAAGAAACTACAAAAGGTAATGATGAAGTTACAGAAACATCTGATGACAAAGAAGCCGATTCAAATGTTACAACTAATGATGAAGATACATCGTCACAAAATGATACAAATTCGAAAGAAACAAATACATCTGAAGAAACTACAAAAGGTAATGAAGAAGCTACAGAAACATCTGATGATAAAGAAGCCGGTTCAAATGCTACAACTAATGATGAAGATACATCGTCACAAAATGATACAAATTCGAAAGAAATAAATACATCTGAAGAAACTACAAAAGGTAATGATGAAGCTACAGAAACATCTGATGATAAAGAAGCCGATTCAAATGCTACAACTAATGATGAAGATACAGATGAACAAGACAATACAAATACATCTGAAACACCAAGTTATGCTGAAAAACAATATCCAAATCAAAGTACAATTTCAAGTGAAGCTGAACCAAATAGTAACAATGATCAAGATAAAGATGGAAAGCTTACTTACTTTAAAGATCAAAATGGCTATTTACCAGAAACTACACAAACGGTTAAAAAAGGAGTTAAGACATCAGAGAATTGTACTGCTGATGAAGTAACGATTGAATATACAAATAAAGTTGACCTAAATGCAAAAAGTGTTATGGACACTAACTTGGATGACTATTCTAATAATGGTTATATAGAGAAAGTGAAAAATCCAAATAATCATCCTAACGCAACGGATAAAGAAAATTTTGGACCAGGTAATTTAGAGGTACAACATTGGCAAGATGGTCCTAATGAAGCTACTAAAGCACAATATTGGAGAGCTGTATTTGCGACTGACCACGCTATAAATAATGCAGAATTAAGAGTGACTTTACCTTATGAAGATGTAACAAAAGAAGATGTAACAGACTGGGTAGTTAACAGATATTATCCTGCTGTTTCAAATAACGGTACAAGTTATTATACAAAAAAACTCATACCACAAAATATAAGATTTGAAGGTAATGTAGCTATTATTGATTTTGGTGATATAGAAGCCAATAGTGCCTTTGGTATGATATTTACTAAGAAATTTGATACACCACAAAACTTTAGCGACAACTTGCTTTCCACTAGTGCACATGTAAGTGGCACGTGGAATGAAGAAGATCTTCAAAAACAATTAGAACTTAAAAAGGAAACTATGCGCGCACAAGGAATGTCTGAAGAAGTAATTAACAATGCACAATTAGATTATGTGAAAAGTAGTCTATCACCTAAACAAGTTTCCTATATAAATGAAGTTTGTGAGGTACCAAACAATCCGAATAACCCAGATAATCCAAGCAACCCAGATAATCCAAGCAACCCAGATAACCCAAGCAACCCGGATAATCCAAGCAACCCTGATAATCCAAGCAACCCAGATAACCCAAGCAATCCAGACAATCCAGGTAACCCGGATAACCCAAGCAACCCGGATAACCCTAACAACCCAGACAATCCAAGCAATCCAGATAATCCAGACAACCCAGATAATCCAAGCAATCCAGACAATCCAAGTAATCCAGATAATCCAAGCAACCCAGATAATCCAGACAACCCAGATAATCCTAGCAACCCAGATAATCCTAGCAACCCAGATAATCCAGACAACCCAGATAATCCAGACAACCCAGATAATCCAGACAACCCAGATAATCCAGACAACCCAGATAATCCTAGCAACCCAGATAATCCTAGCAACCCAGATAACCCAAGCAATCCAGACAATCCAGGTAACCCGGATAATCCAAGCAACCCAGACAATCCAAGCAATCCAGACAATCCAGGAAACCCGGATAATCCAAGCAATCCAGACAATCCAAGCAATCCAGATAATCCTAGCAACCCAGATAATCCAGGTAACCCAGGAAAATCAGACAATACAAACACGATGGGCAACACAGAAACTACAAATATGACAAGTAATTCTCCAAGCATGATAGCGAATACAAGCGATGCCAAAATGACCAAACCAAAAGATAATATTGATAAATTACCAAGTACTGGTGGCTATAATGAAGATAATTACTCCATATATGGTACTCTTATAGCAATAGTAGGTGCAATACTATTATTATTTAGACGAAAAAAATCATTCAAGAAAGATTAA
- a CDS encoding poly-gamma-glutamate hydrolase family protein produces the protein MPTPSAPVQPSTITKSPVKTSEEPQNTVTPKIENTNTQDNTLQSQGTIKATPETGTETGNATRKQDYYKSMTELYNDTTEGIDWKKDTRNVGKPVLIVAPHGGNLEQGTSELTKLVANNGDFDYFSFEAIRPSNNTQLHVTSTNYDDATLHDMIQDRTATISIHGAQGEEQLVYLGGYQSSLRDAIQSQLELKGFVVKIPPEYLGGLGNNNFINKVEESTGVQLELTTALRKAFFKNEDTSTASRKKIENWTTTMYDFAEALNAAIKQVYPENQG, from the coding sequence GTGCCTACACCATCTGCACCAGTACAACCAAGCACAATAACAAAATCACCAGTCAAGACAAGTGAAGAACCACAAAACACAGTAACTCCCAAAATCGAAAATACGAACACTCAAGATAATACATTGCAGTCACAAGGAACAATAAAAGCAACTCCAGAAACGGGTACAGAGACAGGTAATGCAACGCGTAAACAAGATTATTATAAGTCTATGACAGAATTATACAATGATACGACAGAAGGCATCGACTGGAAGAAAGATACGCGAAATGTTGGAAAACCAGTATTGATAGTGGCACCACATGGCGGAAACCTTGAACAAGGGACTTCAGAATTAACAAAATTAGTGGCAAATAATGGTGATTTTGATTATTTTTCATTTGAAGCGATACGTCCATCCAACAATACTCAGTTACATGTAACATCTACAAATTATGATGATGCAACTTTGCATGACATGATTCAAGATCGAACAGCTACAATTTCAATACATGGCGCCCAAGGGGAAGAACAACTCGTATACTTAGGTGGTTATCAATCATCGCTTAGAGATGCCATCCAAAGCCAACTTGAACTTAAAGGATTCGTAGTGAAAATTCCGCCAGAATACCTTGGTGGACTGGGTAATAATAATTTTATTAATAAAGTAGAGGAAAGCACAGGCGTTCAATTAGAGCTAACGACTGCTTTAAGAAAAGCATTTTTCAAAAATGAAGACACGAGCACAGCATCACGAAAAAAAATAGAAAATTGGACTACCACTATGTATGACTTTGCTGAAGCGCTTAATGCTGCAATCAAACAAGTCTATCCAGAAAACCAAGGATAA
- a CDS encoding LLM class flavin-dependent oxidoreductase, whose translation MKRMKLGYFLTGFGHHVASSRHPDALAHGGMNLTKTIEQAKLLEQAKFDFLFMADSLYLDEKTHPDMFTFFEPISLMSIIARETKNLGLIVTGSTSFSEPFNLARVFSSLDHYSDGRAGWNIVTSGINNTAKNFSGVNNVDHDLRYDQAEEFVDISKQLWDSWRDVSPERLHSAGGFFDEKKPEPINYEGNFYSVRGPLNIEQSPQGYPLLVQAGSSKKGTAFASIHAEVVFTAQNDIDNSVTFAHNLKEQVAEKRGLEQEIVIMPGIFPFVGETREEAEAHYKELQDLIVPEMGLELLSSYLGDTDLSGYELSTPFENVHIDRGNNIQSRVDLIKDTAKKNNSTLEDVMKHVAGARGHHIIVGTAEDVADRMEEWFTRGAADGFNIMPPLNPTQFELFVNKVVPILKERGLVQTEYNAGTLREKLGLNTNKAHS comes from the coding sequence ATGAAAAGAATGAAATTAGGATACTTTTTAACGGGCTTTGGTCACCATGTTGCAAGCAGTAGACATCCAGATGCATTAGCACATGGAGGAATGAATTTAACGAAGACAATTGAACAAGCAAAACTTTTAGAACAAGCAAAATTTGATTTTCTATTTATGGCAGATAGTTTATATCTTGATGAGAAAACACATCCAGATATGTTTACATTTTTCGAGCCAATTTCGTTAATGTCGATTATAGCTAGAGAAACAAAGAATCTTGGTCTAATTGTGACGGGTTCTACTTCTTTTTCAGAGCCATTCAATTTAGCTAGAGTCTTTTCATCTTTAGATCATTACAGTGATGGCAGAGCCGGGTGGAATATTGTGACATCAGGTATTAATAATACAGCTAAAAATTTTAGTGGAGTAAATAACGTGGATCATGACTTAAGATACGATCAAGCGGAAGAATTTGTCGATATATCTAAGCAATTGTGGGATTCATGGAGAGATGTCAGCCCAGAGCGACTTCACTCTGCTGGAGGGTTCTTTGATGAAAAAAAACCTGAACCGATTAACTATGAAGGAAATTTTTATAGTGTTAGAGGACCATTAAATATAGAACAATCACCTCAAGGTTATCCACTTCTGGTTCAAGCTGGTTCTTCTAAAAAGGGAACTGCATTTGCCTCAATACATGCAGAAGTTGTGTTTACAGCACAAAATGATATCGATAATTCAGTTACTTTTGCTCATAATTTAAAAGAGCAAGTTGCTGAAAAACGGGGTCTAGAACAAGAAATTGTTATTATGCCAGGTATTTTCCCATTTGTTGGAGAAACACGAGAAGAAGCTGAAGCCCACTATAAAGAATTACAAGATTTGATAGTTCCAGAGATGGGATTAGAATTATTGTCTTCTTATTTAGGTGACACAGATTTAAGCGGTTATGAGTTAAGTACCCCATTTGAAAATGTTCATATAGATAGAGGTAATAATATTCAAAGTCGCGTAGACCTAATTAAGGACACAGCTAAGAAAAATAATTCAACGTTGGAGGATGTAATGAAACATGTTGCTGGCGCAAGAGGCCATCATATCATAGTAGGAACGGCTGAAGATGTGGCAGACAGGATGGAAGAATGGTTTACCCGCGGTGCCGCTGACGGATTTAACATAATGCCTCCGTTAAACCCTACGCAATTTGAACTATTTGTGAATAAAGTTGTTCCAATATTAAAAGAAAGAGGTTTAGTACAAACGGAATATAATGCAGGTACATTAAGAGAAAAGTTAGGATTAAACACTAATAAAGCTCATAGTTAA
- a CDS encoding solute:sodium symporter family transporter — protein MYIAFTLISCAFFIGIVAWYSYYKTKNTISSSGGFFLGGRGLTGGFIAGALILTNLSAEQLIGLNGQGYQNNLSSMGWEVTAGFSVIILAAVLLPKYLGGAFTTLPEFINNRFDKQTRLLIVLLFMVGYGFITIPSVLYSGSLAVLQIFDIPNMFHITYEQSIWVIVWVIGIIGMLYAILGGLKAIAISDTLNGIGLLIVGVLVPVLGFIALGNGSLLEGMKTIATDHPEKLNAIGSNKDDVPFGSIFTGMIFANLFYWGTNQYVIQRTLGAKNLAEGQKGALFTGFLKILVPFLMMIPGVIAYHLYGSRLKNMDLAYPTLVKDVFPTFLDGFFLAVLLGAVFSSFNALLNSASTLFVYDIYKILINKKATDRQMIRASQWFGVILALTTFFISPMLMNAPQGLWTIIRQFTGFFNIPIIAIVLVGIFAKRVPPIAPKIIIISHVIVYYLLIWGLPMFFKYEMTINFIYIQGLLFVIEVLVMLIIGMTNPLDTPFKFSPNPKVDMRPWKYTIPVTVLLLGSIVFTFILFSPIGLAAQHHIVSSWFWPAIVLLAIIVVTFYYIGLRQWSKKYETTLKQQYNKELFRDLDESELSGENS, from the coding sequence ATGTATATAGCATTTACATTAATATCATGTGCATTTTTTATTGGTATCGTAGCTTGGTATTCCTATTATAAGACTAAAAATACTATTAGTAGTTCAGGAGGATTCTTCCTAGGAGGTCGAGGGTTAACAGGTGGTTTTATTGCAGGTGCATTAATACTAACTAATTTATCTGCAGAACAGTTAATAGGTTTAAATGGACAGGGCTATCAAAACAATTTATCTAGTATGGGTTGGGAAGTTACAGCAGGTTTCTCTGTTATTATATTAGCTGCAGTTTTACTACCAAAATATTTGGGTGGTGCATTTACCACACTTCCAGAATTTATAAATAATCGCTTTGATAAACAGACTCGCTTATTAATTGTCTTGTTGTTTATGGTTGGCTATGGTTTCATAACTATACCATCTGTACTATATTCAGGTTCTTTAGCTGTATTACAAATATTTGATATACCAAACATGTTTCATATAACATACGAGCAATCTATATGGGTTATTGTTTGGGTTATCGGCATTATCGGTATGTTATATGCTATTTTAGGTGGTTTAAAAGCTATTGCTATTTCAGATACTTTAAATGGTATAGGGCTTTTGATAGTGGGCGTCTTAGTACCAGTACTTGGTTTTATTGCATTGGGTAATGGTAGTTTGTTAGAAGGTATGAAGACAATTGCGACAGATCATCCTGAAAAATTAAATGCCATTGGTTCTAACAAAGATGATGTACCATTTGGTTCGATTTTTACAGGAATGATATTTGCTAATTTATTCTATTGGGGCACTAATCAATATGTTATTCAAAGAACATTAGGGGCAAAGAATTTAGCTGAAGGCCAAAAGGGAGCATTATTTACCGGGTTTCTAAAAATACTAGTCCCTTTTCTTATGATGATTCCAGGTGTCATTGCATATCATTTATATGGGTCACGATTAAAGAATATGGATTTAGCGTATCCTACGTTAGTAAAAGATGTATTTCCTACCTTTTTAGATGGCTTCTTCTTAGCCGTATTACTAGGTGCTGTATTTTCTAGTTTTAATGCATTATTAAATAGTGCATCAACGTTATTTGTTTACGATATTTATAAAATACTAATTAATAAAAAAGCTACAGATAGACAAATGATAAGGGCAAGCCAATGGTTTGGTGTGATTTTGGCATTGACGACTTTCTTTATTTCGCCAATGTTAATGAATGCTCCACAAGGATTATGGACAATCATTCGCCAATTCACAGGTTTCTTCAACATACCAATTATAGCGATTGTATTGGTTGGTATATTTGCAAAAAGAGTTCCTCCCATTGCACCTAAAATAATTATTATTTCACACGTAATTGTTTATTATTTATTGATATGGGGATTACCAATGTTCTTTAAATATGAAATGACGATTAATTTTATATACATACAAGGGCTCTTATTTGTAATAGAAGTGCTAGTAATGTTGATTATAGGAATGACAAATCCATTAGATACACCATTTAAATTTAGTCCAAACCCTAAAGTAGATATGAGGCCATGGAAATATACAATACCAGTTACAGTTCTCTTGTTAGGGTCTATTGTTTTTACATTTATATTGTTTTCACCAATTGGTTTAGCAGCACAACATCATATTGTATCGTCATGGTTTTGGCCAGCTATAGTATTATTAGCGATAATTGTTGTAACCTTTTATTATATAGGATTAAGACAATGGAGTAAGAAATACGAAACAACCTTAAAGCAACAGTATAATAAAGAATTATTTAGAGACTTGGACGAAAGTGAGTTATCTGGAGAGAACAGTTAA
- a CDS encoding DUF805 domain-containing protein has product MDSSQNQVIESYKAFWTRFIDVNGRSTRPEFWHPFWINFLISSVLGIVSSGLLSGLFAIVIIIPTFTVMVRRLHDTNRTMILAIISYISGFITMIATTLFIIGVIIIVANTESHGLLGTTVMAGIFGTVIAGLVTLYTWFVLILAGNKEPNKYGTGGSCETDIEVYTQQ; this is encoded by the coding sequence ATGGACAGTTCACAGAATCAAGTTATCGAGAGTTACAAGGCATTTTGGACACGTTTTATTGATGTTAATGGAAGGTCAACACGCCCTGAATTTTGGCATCCTTTCTGGATAAATTTTTTAATATCTTCTGTTTTAGGAATTGTATCAAGTGGTTTACTTAGTGGCTTATTTGCAATAGTTATTATTATTCCTACTTTTACTGTGATGGTAAGACGCTTACATGATACAAATCGTACTATGATCCTTGCTATCATTTCTTATATTAGTGGATTTATTACAATGATTGCTACAACGCTATTTATAATAGGTGTTATTATTATTGTTGCCAATACAGAAAGTCATGGTTTGCTCGGCACTACAGTTATGGCTGGTATTTTCGGTACCGTAATTGCAGGATTGGTCACACTTTATACTTGGTTTGTACTGATACTTGCAGGTAATAAAGAACCAAATAAGTACGGCACAGGAGGCAGTTGCGAAACTGATATTGAAGTATATACACAACAATAA
- the cntK gene encoding histidine racemase CntK: MNRKVIEFSKYNPSGNMTILVHSKHDSRDYANIANQLMTTNHVCCEQVGFIESTNTDLNRNYHLVMSGNEFCGNATMSYIHYLQENNILQKRQCAIKVSGCSGLVECEVHSNQHYEVSMPQAQHVSAIKLNIDRQQWNAIEIVYESYVHFVIPVTEVTKKLQHQVEKFVLQQTWSNEYKTIGIMLFDEQRQFLKPLIFIPEMKSLVWENSCGSGTASIGIFKNYKIESACEDFIVHQPGGNILVTSRKCPKFGFQTSIKGRVSTVATGKAFIE; this comes from the coding sequence ATGAATCGAAAGGTTATAGAATTTTCTAAGTATAATCCATCGGGGAATATGACGATACTCGTGCATTCAAAACATGATTCAAGAGATTATGCAAACATAGCTAACCAATTAATGACAACGAATCATGTTTGTTGTGAGCAAGTAGGATTTATAGAGTCCACCAATACGGATTTGAATAGAAATTATCATTTAGTTATGAGCGGAAATGAATTTTGTGGTAATGCCACAATGTCATACATACATTATTTACAAGAAAACAACATATTACAAAAAAGGCAATGTGCAATAAAAGTTTCAGGATGTTCGGGATTGGTTGAGTGTGAAGTACATAGCAATCAACATTATGAAGTCAGTATGCCCCAAGCACAGCACGTATCCGCAATAAAGCTTAATATTGATCGGCAACAATGGAATGCGATAGAAATTGTATATGAGTCTTATGTGCATTTTGTTATTCCTGTCACTGAAGTGACTAAAAAATTGCAACATCAGGTTGAAAAATTTGTCCTTCAGCAAACATGGAGTAATGAATATAAAACGATAGGTATCATGCTATTTGATGAACAACGTCAGTTTCTTAAACCACTTATTTTTATACCAGAAATGAAAAGTTTAGTGTGGGAAAATAGTTGTGGTTCTGGTACTGCGTCGATAGGTATTTTTAAAAATTATAAAATTGAAAGTGCATGCGAGGATTTTATAGTTCATCAGCCAGGTGGCAACATATTAGTAACATCTAGGAAATGTCCAAAGTTTGGGTTCCAAACTTCCATTAAAGGGCGAGTCTCAACTGTCGCAACAGGAAAAGCATTTATAGAATAG
- the cntL gene encoding staphylopine biosynthesis enzyme CntL, with translation MNNLEKEISVILHKYLLNFETLYEKVLENSDCIDALEALVDEYSQFILNPVFRRLYEDWEDEVIKAHLTKRLQFISAQCVKQVEVIRAQRLLDGKASTSGYFDNIEHCINEEFGQCHITENDKLLLVGSGAYPMTLIQVAKETGASVIGIDIDPTAVDLGQRIVKVLAPNEDIEITERTVNQLVDIKTVTHIIFSSTIPIKYDILEQLYDLTNENVVVAMRFGDGIKALFNYPSKETSLGKWQCVDKRIQPNQIFDIALYRKAAIGVGVADV, from the coding sequence ATGAATAATTTAGAGAAAGAGATTAGCGTTATATTACATAAATATTTATTAAATTTTGAAACACTATATGAAAAAGTCTTAGAAAATAGTGACTGCATTGATGCATTAGAAGCATTAGTGGATGAGTATAGTCAGTTTATATTAAATCCAGTTTTTAGAAGGTTGTATGAAGATTGGGAAGATGAAGTGATAAAAGCACATCTTACGAAGAGACTTCAATTCATATCAGCCCAATGCGTTAAACAAGTAGAAGTTATTCGAGCGCAACGTTTATTAGACGGTAAGGCTTCTACTTCAGGCTACTTTGATAACATCGAGCACTGTATTAATGAGGAATTTGGACAATGTCATATAACTGAAAATGACAAATTATTGTTAGTTGGATCTGGGGCATATCCTATGACGCTCATTCAAGTAGCTAAAGAGACTGGCGCTTCTGTTATTGGTATTGATATTGATCCAACGGCGGTTGATTTAGGGCAAAGAATTGTTAAAGTATTAGCACCAAATGAAGATATAGAGATTACAGAACGGACAGTAAATCAATTAGTAGATATCAAAACAGTGACGCATATTATATTTAGTTCAACAATTCCAATTAAATATGACATATTAGAGCAACTCTATGATTTAACGAATGAAAATGTAGTTGTTGCAATGCGATTTGGTGATGGCATCAAAGCACTGTTTAATTATCCTTCTAAGGAAACTAGCCTAGGAAAATGGCAATGTGTAGATAAACGTATACAACCTAATCAAATTTTTGATATTGCTTTATATCGTAAGGCAGCAATAGGGGTGGGTGTAGCGGATGTCTAA
- the cntM gene encoding staphylopine biosynthesis dehydrogenase → MSKILIIGTGPVAIQLANLCHLTTDKQIDMVGRASTSLKSKKLLQAYQRDKFFEVTTQNDAHKQMAGRFQINHLYADIQDVEGIYDTIIMACTADAYHSTLAQLSTAILEKVKHILLVSPTFGSQMIVAQYMANFNKDIEVISFSTYLGDTRCYDTEQPNHVVTTGVKSKLYVGSNRDHSATIAFLKDVFKQFYIVLKDMPTPLHAETRNSSLYVHPPLFMNDFSLKVIFEGAEIPVYIYKLFPEGPITMTLIHEMRLMWKEMMTILAKFSVPSVNLLEFMVKENYPVRPETLADGDVYKFEKLPAIHQEYLLYVRYTAILIDPFSDPDQHGRYFDFSAVPIKELYENEQGVVHIPRMPSEDYYRTSIIQHIGKLLGVKTPMIDTFMKRYEQYCQDYKKHNHNQQLSSQFNMNLFNDDKSLVEAFLDTKGKI, encoded by the coding sequence ATGTCTAAAATATTAATTATAGGTACAGGGCCAGTTGCAATTCAATTGGCCAATCTGTGCCATCTAACGACAGACAAACAAATAGATATGGTAGGTCGTGCCTCAACCTCATTGAAATCAAAAAAATTACTTCAAGCATATCAAAGAGATAAATTCTTTGAAGTCACGACACAAAATGATGCACATAAACAAATGGCTGGTCGCTTTCAAATTAACCATTTATATGCAGATATACAAGATGTTGAAGGGATATATGACACGATTATTATGGCATGTACTGCAGATGCATATCATAGTACATTGGCACAACTATCAACTGCAATATTAGAAAAAGTAAAACATATCTTGTTAGTATCACCTACATTTGGTTCACAAATGATTGTAGCGCAGTATATGGCTAACTTTAATAAAGACATTGAAGTTATATCATTTTCTACATATCTAGGTGACACACGTTGCTATGATACTGAGCAACCTAATCATGTTGTAACAACTGGGGTGAAGTCCAAGTTATACGTAGGTTCTAATCGTGATCATTCGGCCACAATTGCTTTTTTAAAAGATGTGTTCAAGCAATTTTACATAGTTTTGAAAGATATGCCAACGCCTCTACATGCTGAAACACGCAATAGTTCTTTATATGTACACCCACCATTATTTATGAATGATTTTTCATTAAAAGTCATTTTTGAAGGGGCAGAGATACCTGTTTATATATATAAGTTATTCCCAGAAGGTCCCATTACGATGACACTCATTCATGAAATGCGTTTAATGTGGAAAGAGATGATGACTATTTTAGCGAAATTTAGTGTGCCGTCAGTCAACCTTTTGGAATTTATGGTGAAAGAAAACTATCCTGTGCGGCCTGAGACATTAGCGGATGGTGATGTTTACAAGTTTGAAAAGTTACCAGCCATCCATCAAGAATACTTACTATATGTGAGATACACAGCAATATTAATAGACCCGTTTTCAGATCCTGATCAACACGGGCGCTACTTTGATTTTTCGGCGGTACCGATTAAGGAACTTTATGAAAATGAACAAGGAGTGGTTCATATACCACGTATGCCAAGTGAGGATTATTATCGTACTTCAATTATTCAACATATTGGCAAGTTGTTGGGTGTTAAGACACCAATGATTGATACATTTATGAAGCGTTATGAACAATATTGTCAGGACTATAAAAAGCACAACCATAACCAACAACTATCATCACAATTCAACATGAACTTATTTAATGATGATAAATCTTTGGTAGAAGCGTTTTTAGATACCAAAGGTAAGATTTAG